In Flavobacterium sp. N1736, the following are encoded in one genomic region:
- a CDS encoding voltage-gated chloride channel family protein: MTSQKLKKIFLTTFKWILICVLIGILSGSASAFFLVSLEFVTQFRIHHEWIIWLLPFGGLLIGFSYYYWGESVVKGNNLLLEEYENPKKVIPFKMAPLVLFGTLITHLFGGSAGREGTAVQMGGAIADQFTRIFKLDNSERKILIILGISAGFASVFGTPLAGAIFALEVLYFSENKSRSFRTSSIILSFLVAYAAYFTVEFWQVKHTHYSIPEIPEISLQTIVYTIIVGILSGFSALLFSRSTHFWGSLFSKIKYPPLRPFIGGIILAIAIAGFGFTKFSGLGVPVIVDSFSNANPWYDFLLKILFTGFTLGAGFKGGEVTPLFFVGATLGSALSLIIPMPIALLAGLGFVAVFSGATHTPIACTVMGMELFGFQPGIFIAIACTIAYFSSGSVGIYKSQIVKGAKFKLYQKWPLS; the protein is encoded by the coding sequence ATGACTTCTCAAAAATTAAAAAAAATATTCCTTACAACTTTCAAATGGATTTTGATCTGTGTTTTGATTGGTATTTTGTCCGGATCAGCGTCTGCTTTTTTTTTAGTTTCGCTTGAATTTGTTACACAATTTAGAATTCATCACGAATGGATTATCTGGCTTTTGCCTTTCGGCGGATTGTTAATTGGGTTTAGTTACTATTATTGGGGAGAATCTGTTGTAAAAGGCAATAATTTATTGCTCGAAGAATACGAAAATCCTAAAAAAGTAATTCCGTTTAAAATGGCACCTTTGGTTCTTTTCGGGACTTTAATTACCCATTTATTTGGAGGTTCGGCAGGCCGCGAAGGAACGGCAGTACAAATGGGCGGCGCAATTGCAGATCAATTTACAAGAATTTTCAAATTAGATAATTCCGAAAGAAAAATTCTCATTATCCTCGGAATCAGTGCCGGTTTTGCATCGGTTTTTGGAACTCCTTTAGCAGGCGCTATTTTTGCTTTAGAAGTTTTATATTTTAGTGAAAATAAATCCCGAAGCTTCAGGACAAGTAGTATTATTTTATCGTTTTTAGTGGCATACGCAGCTTATTTTACGGTAGAATTCTGGCAGGTAAAACACACACATTACAGCATTCCTGAAATTCCTGAAATCAGTTTACAAACTATAGTTTATACCATTATTGTTGGAATTTTATCTGGTTTTTCCGCTTTATTATTCTCAAGAAGTACACATTTTTGGGGTTCCCTTTTTTCAAAAATTAAATATCCGCCTTTACGACCATTTATTGGCGGAATCATTTTAGCAATTGCGATTGCAGGTTTTGGCTTTACAAAATTCTCAGGATTAGGCGTTCCTGTAATTGTCGATTCATTCTCAAATGCAAATCCTTGGTATGATTTTTTACTTAAAATATTATTTACCGGATTTACTTTAGGCGCCGGTTTTAAAGGTGGAGAAGTTACTCCGTTATTTTTTGTAGGTGCTACTTTAGGAAGCGCATTATCCTTAATTATTCCAATGCCAATTGCACTTTTGGCAGGTTTAGGTTTTGTAGCTGTATTTTCGGGCGCAACCCACACTCCTATCGCCTGCACTGTTATGGGAATGGAATTATTCGGATTTCAACCCGGAATTTTTATTGCAATAGCCTGTACAATAGCCTATTTTTCATCAGGTTCTGTTGGAATCTATAAATCACAAATAGTAAAAGGAGCTAAATTTAAGTTATACCAAAAATGGCCTTTAAGTTAG